The Cydia pomonella isolate Wapato2018A chromosome 20, ilCydPomo1, whole genome shotgun sequence genome contains a region encoding:
- the LOC133528877 gene encoding protein unc-119 homolog — protein MSLVGKKCESISLLESNTEDVIPSDITPEDVLRLDRITDTYLCSPEANVYDIDFTRFKIRDLESGTVLFEIAKPPTDFGVDSEGAEDAPEEPLDPNAGRFVRYQFTPQFLKLKTVGATVEFTVGSRPVNHFRMIEKHFFRDTLLKTFDFEFGFCIPFSRNTCEHIYEFPTLPPDLVEEMIAAPFETCSDSFYFVDNQLVMHNKADYAYNGGINN, from the exons ATGAGTTTAGTAGGAAAAAAGTGCGAATCAATATCCTTATTGGAATCGAATACAGAAGACGTAATACCGAGTGATATTACTCCTGAAGATGTTTTGAGGCTGGATAGAATCACTGACACATATCTGTGCAGCCCTGAGGCTAATGTATACGATATAGATTTTACGCGATTCAAGATCCGTGATCTAGAAAGTGGGACAGTGTTGTTCGAGATAGCGAAACCGCCGACGGACTTCGGTGTGGACAGCGAGGGCGCTGAGGACGCTCCCGAGGAACCCTTGGACCCGAACGCGGGCAGATTCGTGCGATATCAGTTCACCCCGCAATTTTTAAAGTTGAAGACTGTTGGGGCCAC tgtgGAGTTCACGGTTGGCTCGCGTCCTGTCAACCACTTTAGAATGATTGAGAAGCACTTCTTCAGAGACACCCTTCTGAAGACATTTGACTTTGAGTTTGGATTCTGCATTCCATTCTCCAGGAACACTTGTGAACACATATATGAGTTTCCTACACTGCCACCAGATCTAg TTGAAGAAATGATTGCAGCACCATTCGAGACATGTTCGGATAGCTTCTACTTTGTGGACAACCAGCTGGTCATGCATAACAAGGCTGATTACGCCTACAATGGAGGTATCAACAACTAA
- the LOC133528878 gene encoding ribonuclease H1-like produces MLNKLTHLSRTPCFIMSYYSNKNYYGNSSRNNNRGFERDHDGYAQVYTDGACSSNGQEGARAGYGVYWGENNRFNRSQPVSGRATNNTAEIQAATEAMRTARENGLTKLAINTDSKFLMDSATKWIPGWQDNGWRTASGEPVKNQADFKEMVRAQENLDVKWNYVKAHDGSHGNEMADRLAKEGAARYK; encoded by the exons ATGCTGAATAAGTTAACTCATTTGTCGAGAACCCCTTGCTTCATAATGTCGTACTACTcgaataaaaactattatggaAATAGTTCAAGGAATAACAATCGCGGATTTGAAAGAGACCATGATGGTTACGCACAAGTTTATACGGATGGCGCATGCTCATCCAACGGCCAGGAAGGAGCTCGAGCTGGTTATGGAGTCTACTGGGGCGAAAACAACCGTTTCAACAGGAGCCAGCCAGTTTCCGGCAGGGCCACGAACAACACCGCAGAAATACAAGCGGCTACGGAAGCCATGAGGACCGCACGCGAAAACGGATTAACCAAACTGGCCATTAACACTGACTCGAAGTTTCTCATGGATTCGGCTACTAAATGGATACCTG GTTGGCAAGATAACGGCTGGAGGACTGCATCTGGAGAGCCTGTAAAGAATCAAGCCGACTTCAAAGAGATGGTGCGGGCACAGGAAAATCTTGATGTTAAATGGAACTATGTCAAGGCTCATGATGGAAGTCATGGCAATGAGATGGCCGACAGGCTTGCTAAGGAGGGTGCCGCTAGGTATAAGTAA